The Lepus europaeus isolate LE1 chromosome 21, mLepTim1.pri, whole genome shotgun sequence genome has a window encoding:
- the PRR14 gene encoding proline-rich protein 14 isoform X1, translating into MAARRLHPVSRHPGRRGPAIGRCPEAPRRRPSAVGQCRPRLVLKEPEVGAVEDRGSASPMDLTRDASRPGQSSLCRQPLARTLWGDRSPKRPRLQPLGTPSPLEKASRRVLAVVLEDVMAAHRVPLVPGEEPFHARRHSRHQDPVHSQAPVSPPRPAAWSSQARPPDPLHLCRQPLSHTHLSPPTLKRRAKTILGPEEGPSRKGDQARQPTLVVMLEDIAGPRPPAEGFASEGTSFLTPEQRAEPVTTVHRPGAPLHKDLEPLFQPSALPADPPESPPRAPDPALEPPPTPPPPSSLLRPRLSPWGLAPLFRSVRSKLESFADIFLTPNKAPRPPPPSPPMKLELKIAISEAEQAGAVEGTASVSPRPPIRQWRAQDHHRHHTPAALPKLSLGRSHSCPNLGPPGSGTCTWPPAPPPASRPRPRRHTVGGGEMARAPPPPRPCLRKEVFPLGGVGAAPSCSSTVSTSSSSEPAEARLGSTKGKEPRASKDKVLSDPETKTMGKVSRFRIRRTPARSQLNLTPMGLPRPIRLNKKEFSLEEIYTNKNYQSPTTRRTFETIFEEPRERNGTLILTSSRKLRRAVEFRDGSLPRPRRPSRGVRATAGRTLTPSLTPSPDVEPLLQQRLEELDALFLEEEVGGEQPHRT; encoded by the exons ATGGCCGCCAGGCGGCTTCACCCCGTTTCTCGCCACCCCGGAAGACGGGGCCCGGCGATTGGGCGGTGCCCGGAGGCTCCGAGAAGAAGGCCTTCGGCGGTTGGGCAGTGTCGGCCAAGGCTGGTTTTAAAGGAGCCGGAGGTTGGAGCTGTGGAAGACCGGGGAT CCGCTTCCCCCATGGACTTGACCCGGGACGCCAG CCGCCCTGGCCAGTCGAGTCTGTGCCGGCAGCCCCTGGCTCGAACACTATGGGGAGACAGAAGCCCGAAACGGCCGAGGCTGCAGCCCCTGGGAACCCCTTCGCCCCTGGAAAAGGCCTCTCGGCGGGTCCTGGCCGTGGTATTGGAAGATGTTATGGCTGCCCACAGG GTTCCCCTGGTGCCCGGGGAGGAGCCCTTCCATGCCCGGCGCCACAGCAGGCACCAGGATCCCGTGCACAGCCAAGCACCTGTCTCGCCTCCCCGACCGGCCGCGTGGTCCTCGCAGGCCAG GCCCCCCGACCCGCTGCATCTGTGCCGACAGCCCCTGAGCCACACCCACCTGTCCCCTCCCACCTTGAAGCGGCGAGCAAAGACAATCCTTGGCCCAGAGGAGGGGCCTTCACGAAAGGGGGACCAGGCCCGCCAGCCCACACTGGTGGTGATGCTGGAGGACATTGCCGGTCCCAGACCCCCAGCTGAG GGTTTCGCCAGTGAAGGCACCAGCTTCCTCACCCCAGAGCAAAG AGCTGAGCCTGTGACCACGGTCCACCGGCCGGGGGCGCCTCTCCACAAGGACCTGGAACCCCTATTCCAGCCGTCTGCCCTGCCTGCAGACCCTCCGGAGAGCCCACCACGGG CCCCAGATCCTGCTCTGGAGCCCCCACCGACCCCACCGCCACCGTCCAGCCTTTTACGCCCCCGCCTCAGTCCCTGGGGCTTGGCCCCCCTCTTCCGTTCCGTCCGCTCCAAGCTGGAGAGCTTTGCTGACATCTTCCTCACACCCAACAAAGCGCCACGGCCCccacccccctcaccccccatGAAGCTGGAGTTGAAGATCGCCATCTCAGAGGCTGAGCAGGCGGGGGCTGTGGAGGGCACTGCATCCGTCAGCCCCCGGCCCCCTATCCGCCAGTGGCGCGCTCAGGACCACCACCGCCACCACACCCCAGCAGCCCTCCCTAAGCTCTCTCTGGGCCGAAGCCACTCCTGCCCTAATCTGGGGCCCCCTGGCTCAGGCACCTGCACCTGGCCCCCTGCTCCACCGCCAGCGAGCCGGCCACGGCCTCGGCGGCAcactgtgggtggtggggagATGGCCCGAGCCCCACCACCCCCTCGGCCCTGTCTCCggaaagaggtcttccctctcGGAGGAGTGGGAGCCGCCCCATCTTGCTCGTCCACTGTATCCACTTCCTCCTCTTCGGAACCGGCAGAAGCCAG ATTGGGCTCAACCAAGGGGAAGGAGCCACGAGCCTCAAAGGACAAGGTGCTTTCCGACCCTGAGACCAAG ACCATGGGGAAGGTTTCTCGATTCCGAATCCGCAGGACACCAGCCCGGTCTCAACTCAACCTGACCCCGATGGGGCTGCCCCGGCCAATCAG GTTGAATAAGAAAGAGTTCAGCTTGGAAGAAATTTACACGAATAAGAATTACCAATCCCCCACAACCAGGAG GACTTTCGAGACCATCTTTGAGGAGCCCCGGGAGCGCAACGGGACTCTGATCCTCACCAGCTCCAGGAAGCTCCGGCGGGCTGTAGAATTCCGAGACGGCAGCCTCCCTCGACCGCGGCGGCCCTCCCGGGGGGTCCGGGCTACGGCCGGCAGGACCCTTACGCCCTCCCTGACGCCCAGCCCGGACGTGGAACCCCTGTTGCAACAGCGGCTCGAGGAGCTGGACGCTTTGTTCCTGGAGGAAGAAGTGGGCGGGGAGCAGCCCCATCGGACCTAG
- the PRR14 gene encoding proline-rich protein 14 isoform X2 encodes MDLTRDASRPGQSSLCRQPLARTLWGDRSPKRPRLQPLGTPSPLEKASRRVLAVVLEDVMAAHRVPLVPGEEPFHARRHSRHQDPVHSQAPVSPPRPAAWSSQARPPDPLHLCRQPLSHTHLSPPTLKRRAKTILGPEEGPSRKGDQARQPTLVVMLEDIAGPRPPAEGFASEGTSFLTPEQRAEPVTTVHRPGAPLHKDLEPLFQPSALPADPPESPPRAPDPALEPPPTPPPPSSLLRPRLSPWGLAPLFRSVRSKLESFADIFLTPNKAPRPPPPSPPMKLELKIAISEAEQAGAVEGTASVSPRPPIRQWRAQDHHRHHTPAALPKLSLGRSHSCPNLGPPGSGTCTWPPAPPPASRPRPRRHTVGGGEMARAPPPPRPCLRKEVFPLGGVGAAPSCSSTVSTSSSSEPAEARLGSTKGKEPRASKDKVLSDPETKTMGKVSRFRIRRTPARSQLNLTPMGLPRPIRLNKKEFSLEEIYTNKNYQSPTTRRTFETIFEEPRERNGTLILTSSRKLRRAVEFRDGSLPRPRRPSRGVRATAGRTLTPSLTPSPDVEPLLQQRLEELDALFLEEEVGGEQPHRT; translated from the exons ATGGACTTGACCCGGGACGCCAG CCGCCCTGGCCAGTCGAGTCTGTGCCGGCAGCCCCTGGCTCGAACACTATGGGGAGACAGAAGCCCGAAACGGCCGAGGCTGCAGCCCCTGGGAACCCCTTCGCCCCTGGAAAAGGCCTCTCGGCGGGTCCTGGCCGTGGTATTGGAAGATGTTATGGCTGCCCACAGG GTTCCCCTGGTGCCCGGGGAGGAGCCCTTCCATGCCCGGCGCCACAGCAGGCACCAGGATCCCGTGCACAGCCAAGCACCTGTCTCGCCTCCCCGACCGGCCGCGTGGTCCTCGCAGGCCAG GCCCCCCGACCCGCTGCATCTGTGCCGACAGCCCCTGAGCCACACCCACCTGTCCCCTCCCACCTTGAAGCGGCGAGCAAAGACAATCCTTGGCCCAGAGGAGGGGCCTTCACGAAAGGGGGACCAGGCCCGCCAGCCCACACTGGTGGTGATGCTGGAGGACATTGCCGGTCCCAGACCCCCAGCTGAG GGTTTCGCCAGTGAAGGCACCAGCTTCCTCACCCCAGAGCAAAG AGCTGAGCCTGTGACCACGGTCCACCGGCCGGGGGCGCCTCTCCACAAGGACCTGGAACCCCTATTCCAGCCGTCTGCCCTGCCTGCAGACCCTCCGGAGAGCCCACCACGGG CCCCAGATCCTGCTCTGGAGCCCCCACCGACCCCACCGCCACCGTCCAGCCTTTTACGCCCCCGCCTCAGTCCCTGGGGCTTGGCCCCCCTCTTCCGTTCCGTCCGCTCCAAGCTGGAGAGCTTTGCTGACATCTTCCTCACACCCAACAAAGCGCCACGGCCCccacccccctcaccccccatGAAGCTGGAGTTGAAGATCGCCATCTCAGAGGCTGAGCAGGCGGGGGCTGTGGAGGGCACTGCATCCGTCAGCCCCCGGCCCCCTATCCGCCAGTGGCGCGCTCAGGACCACCACCGCCACCACACCCCAGCAGCCCTCCCTAAGCTCTCTCTGGGCCGAAGCCACTCCTGCCCTAATCTGGGGCCCCCTGGCTCAGGCACCTGCACCTGGCCCCCTGCTCCACCGCCAGCGAGCCGGCCACGGCCTCGGCGGCAcactgtgggtggtggggagATGGCCCGAGCCCCACCACCCCCTCGGCCCTGTCTCCggaaagaggtcttccctctcGGAGGAGTGGGAGCCGCCCCATCTTGCTCGTCCACTGTATCCACTTCCTCCTCTTCGGAACCGGCAGAAGCCAG ATTGGGCTCAACCAAGGGGAAGGAGCCACGAGCCTCAAAGGACAAGGTGCTTTCCGACCCTGAGACCAAG ACCATGGGGAAGGTTTCTCGATTCCGAATCCGCAGGACACCAGCCCGGTCTCAACTCAACCTGACCCCGATGGGGCTGCCCCGGCCAATCAG GTTGAATAAGAAAGAGTTCAGCTTGGAAGAAATTTACACGAATAAGAATTACCAATCCCCCACAACCAGGAG GACTTTCGAGACCATCTTTGAGGAGCCCCGGGAGCGCAACGGGACTCTGATCCTCACCAGCTCCAGGAAGCTCCGGCGGGCTGTAGAATTCCGAGACGGCAGCCTCCCTCGACCGCGGCGGCCCTCCCGGGGGGTCCGGGCTACGGCCGGCAGGACCCTTACGCCCTCCCTGACGCCCAGCCCGGACGTGGAACCCCTGTTGCAACAGCGGCTCGAGGAGCTGGACGCTTTGTTCCTGGAGGAAGAAGTGGGCGGGGAGCAGCCCCATCGGACCTAG